The Kordia sp. SMS9 genome window below encodes:
- a CDS encoding GTP cyclohydrolase, whose translation MIDVREVTNKKELKAFVKFPFSIYKDSPYWVPPIIKDELETFNKDKNPAFLDADAQFFLAYKDGKIVGRVAAIVNWIEVKEQKLSKMRFGWFDMIDDLEVSKALLEKVAEIGRSHKLEYMEGPVGFSNLDKVGVLTEGFDHIGTMITWYNHPYYEKHLIHHGLVKEKEYLENKFPFENVKPKYFERVQNLIKKRYQLRPLNFTKTKDIMPYVDEMFDLFNASYASLASFVPINDIQKEYFRNRYIGFINPEFIKFVVDKDDKLVAFAIVMPSFARALQKTKGKLFPFGIFHMLKARKKPENITFYLIGVHPEYQNKGLTAIIFMEYYLTFTEKNIQECIRTPELIENTAIHQLWKHFDPVTHKRRKTYKKNL comes from the coding sequence ATGATTGACGTTCGAGAAGTAACCAATAAAAAAGAATTAAAAGCCTTTGTAAAATTTCCGTTCAGCATTTACAAAGATTCTCCATATTGGGTTCCACCAATTATCAAAGACGAATTAGAAACGTTCAATAAAGATAAAAATCCCGCTTTTTTAGATGCAGATGCACAGTTTTTCTTAGCGTATAAAGATGGGAAAATTGTTGGTCGTGTAGCAGCTATTGTCAATTGGATTGAAGTGAAAGAACAAAAATTGTCCAAAATGCGTTTTGGCTGGTTTGATATGATTGACGATTTGGAAGTTTCAAAAGCATTGTTGGAGAAAGTAGCTGAAATTGGTCGTTCACACAAGTTAGAATATATGGAAGGTCCGGTAGGATTTTCAAATTTAGATAAAGTAGGTGTCTTAACGGAAGGTTTTGATCATATTGGCACCATGATTACTTGGTACAATCATCCGTATTATGAAAAACACTTGATTCATCACGGATTGGTAAAAGAAAAAGAATATTTAGAAAATAAGTTTCCTTTTGAAAATGTAAAACCTAAGTATTTTGAGCGTGTTCAAAATTTGATCAAAAAGCGCTATCAACTGCGTCCGCTCAACTTTACAAAGACGAAAGACATTATGCCGTATGTGGATGAAATGTTTGATTTATTCAACGCTTCGTATGCGTCTTTGGCATCTTTTGTGCCTATCAATGACATTCAAAAGGAATATTTTAGAAATAGATATATCGGATTTATCAATCCTGAATTTATAAAGTTTGTGGTTGATAAAGATGACAAATTAGTCGCGTTTGCGATTGTGATGCCCTCTTTCGCTAGAGCATTACAAAAAACAAAAGGCAAGTTATTCCCTTTCGGGATTTTTCACATGTTGAAAGCTCGAAAAAAGCCAGAAAACATCACGTTTTACCTAATTGGCGTGCATCCGGAATATCAAAACAAAGGATTGACCGCGATTATCTTCATGGAATACTACCTTACTTTTACCGAAAAGAACATACAGGAATGCATTAGAACACCCGAATTGATTGAAAACACTGCAATTCATCAACTTTGGAAACACTTTGATCCTGTAACGCATAAACGACGTAAGACGTATAAAAAAAATCTTTAG
- the hisS gene encoding histidine--tRNA ligase has protein sequence MAQKPSIPKGTRDFSPIEVAKRNYIFNIIQSAFQSFGFQPIETPSFEKSSTLLGKYGEEGDRLIFKILNSGEKVRKADLKALEEGNLARFSNSLAEKALRYDLTVPFARYVVQHQNDITFPFKRYQIQPVWRADRPQHGRFQEFFQCDADVVGSTSLWQEVEFVQLYDKVFSELGLNGVTIKINNRKILSGLAEVIGAKDKLIDFTVALDKLDKIGEDGVKNEMMQKGISAEAIEKVQPLFSFSGNLDEKLDLLKALLATSEEGMTGISELEFVFEAIEVLGLETATLDLDVTLARGLNYYTGAIYEVAAPEGVKMGSIGGGGRYDDLTGIFGLKDVSGVGISFGLDRIYLVLEELDLFPETVSDKVEVLCVNFGEKEALASLKLIKVLREAGKSAELFPDNKNINKQMNYANKRDIPYVIIIGGNELANNTCIVKNMKNGTQLEVPFDEVLTAF, from the coding sequence ATGGCACAAAAACCAAGCATACCAAAGGGAACACGCGATTTTTCTCCGATAGAAGTTGCAAAACGTAACTACATTTTTAACATCATACAATCAGCTTTTCAAAGCTTTGGATTTCAACCGATTGAAACACCATCGTTTGAAAAGTCAAGTACGTTGTTAGGAAAATATGGGGAAGAAGGTGATCGCTTGATTTTTAAAATCTTGAACTCTGGAGAAAAGGTGCGAAAAGCAGACTTAAAAGCTTTGGAAGAAGGGAATTTAGCGCGTTTTTCAAATTCATTAGCCGAAAAAGCCTTGCGGTATGATTTAACGGTTCCTTTTGCGCGCTATGTGGTACAACACCAAAATGATATAACGTTTCCTTTTAAACGCTATCAAATTCAGCCAGTTTGGCGTGCTGATAGACCGCAACATGGAAGATTTCAAGAATTTTTTCAATGTGATGCGGATGTCGTAGGTTCTACCTCACTTTGGCAAGAAGTGGAATTTGTGCAATTGTATGATAAAGTTTTTTCAGAGTTAGGTTTGAATGGCGTCACGATCAAAATTAACAATCGTAAAATACTATCAGGTTTGGCGGAAGTCATTGGTGCTAAAGATAAACTGATTGATTTCACAGTCGCCTTAGACAAACTTGATAAGATTGGCGAAGATGGAGTGAAAAATGAAATGATGCAAAAAGGCATTTCTGCGGAAGCGATCGAAAAAGTACAGCCATTATTCAGTTTTTCTGGAAATCTGGATGAAAAACTAGACTTGCTAAAAGCGCTTTTAGCTACTTCGGAAGAAGGCATGACGGGAATTTCAGAACTCGAATTTGTCTTTGAAGCCATTGAAGTCTTAGGTTTAGAAACAGCCACGTTGGACTTAGATGTTACACTTGCTAGAGGATTGAATTATTACACAGGAGCCATTTATGAAGTAGCGGCGCCAGAAGGTGTAAAAATGGGTTCTATTGGCGGCGGCGGACGTTATGATGACTTAACAGGCATTTTTGGTTTAAAAGATGTGAGCGGTGTGGGAATTTCGTTTGGTTTGGATAGAATCTACTTGGTTTTGGAAGAATTGGACTTATTTCCAGAAACGGTTTCCGATAAAGTAGAGGTGTTGTGTGTAAATTTTGGCGAAAAAGAAGCCTTAGCGTCTTTAAAACTCATCAAAGTATTGCGAGAAGCTGGAAAAAGTGCAGAGTTATTTCCAGACAATAAAAACATTAACAAGCAGATGAATTATGCCAATAAACGCGATATTCCGTATGTAATCATCATAGGAGGAAATGAACTCGCAAACAACACGTGCATTGTCAAAAACATGAAAAACGGTACACAATTGGAAGTTCCATTTGATGAAGTGTTGACGGCATTTTGA
- a CDS encoding metallophosphoesterase has protein sequence MNQISIPPLRVRIQQVSLWQSVVAAYAVQHAKKLQKAQTPVNLTHVQEHFMVSGTSHLAAQCEANNSIETHTFIPEPTENSTDDEFGAYFSSLFFQKAMTATDADSASKDAYKLCEELAARWGKKFRRYSDADDCGWAYCLEEYLKFKKQYKSVKKYNDWTKNGGLNFGVIDYKIPNDAKVAIIGDWGTGMQDGEYLLEMILKNHQPDVIIHLGDIYYAGTPDECDANFYDIFQRLFAKYKQIPVFTIPGNHDYYSFAYGYYQMVAKLNTGLKSKGINATQEASYFCLRTEDNGWQFLGMDTGYCDGGPLSARFPKDGPFLHPNEPEWHQDKLDNFSGASILLSHHQVFSGNAEINGLTGTYGSIPYLNKNLVDFFRPYFGNKVAGWFWGHEHNQVKYQNNLFGLPIGRLVGASAYEEPESETPYKQTFPEVPFSTDSNATLDVENEFFNHGFAIIDFSQRSHPTDAVTTQYFQYPSWGKTAPNPIPQKTCFMWSEPFALQPQTKGKEVQFGQYIHLNLELGNAFVGPEVEHFEISREEYLPTVRTNPVVLKISDASNSSNVVQDGDTIYLTTQEPKVGKYSHLGAWDGITTYEIYYYKYSQADDKNMRWKIKKVIPTPNDPTIHENEAVYIFSEKFSGKYLCPYLSIINEKISTYTYLTVSDTMNSNWFIQIQQSHSDEEVALESTSEKEGENLSFIEKMIAFIKSLFSIK, from the coding sequence ATGAATCAAATATCTATTCCGCCATTACGCGTCAGAATTCAACAAGTATCTCTGTGGCAATCTGTAGTTGCTGCATACGCAGTGCAACACGCTAAAAAATTACAAAAAGCTCAAACTCCTGTGAATTTAACGCATGTACAAGAGCATTTCATGGTTTCAGGAACCAGTCATTTAGCCGCTCAATGTGAAGCTAATAATTCCATAGAAACCCACACATTTATACCAGAACCCACAGAAAATTCCACGGACGATGAATTTGGCGCTTATTTTTCTTCTTTATTTTTTCAAAAAGCTATGACTGCGACGGATGCTGATAGCGCTTCAAAAGATGCTTATAAACTTTGTGAGGAACTGGCAGCACGTTGGGGCAAGAAATTTAGACGATACAGCGATGCTGATGATTGTGGCTGGGCATATTGTTTGGAAGAGTATCTAAAATTTAAAAAACAATATAAGAGTGTAAAAAAGTATAACGATTGGACGAAAAATGGAGGACTCAATTTTGGAGTCATCGATTATAAAATTCCAAATGATGCTAAAGTCGCAATTATTGGCGATTGGGGAACAGGCATGCAAGATGGCGAATATTTATTGGAAATGATTTTGAAAAATCATCAGCCAGATGTAATTATTCATCTTGGAGATATTTATTATGCAGGAACACCTGACGAATGCGACGCTAATTTTTATGATATTTTCCAAAGATTGTTTGCGAAATATAAACAAATTCCTGTGTTTACCATTCCTGGAAACCATGATTATTACAGTTTTGCGTATGGATATTACCAAATGGTAGCCAAGTTAAACACTGGATTGAAAAGTAAAGGAATCAACGCTACACAAGAAGCCAGTTACTTTTGTCTGCGTACCGAAGATAATGGTTGGCAATTTTTAGGAATGGATACTGGATATTGTGACGGCGGTCCTTTAAGTGCCCGCTTCCCTAAAGATGGTCCTTTTTTGCATCCAAACGAACCTGAATGGCATCAAGATAAACTTGATAATTTTAGTGGTGCTTCTATTTTATTATCACATCACCAAGTATTTTCTGGAAATGCTGAAATCAACGGCCTTACTGGAACTTATGGTTCAATTCCGTACCTGAATAAAAACTTAGTTGATTTTTTTCGTCCGTATTTTGGCAATAAAGTAGCAGGCTGGTTTTGGGGACACGAACACAATCAAGTAAAATATCAAAATAATTTGTTTGGATTACCAATTGGACGTTTGGTTGGTGCCAGTGCCTACGAAGAACCAGAAAGTGAAACACCTTATAAACAAACATTTCCTGAAGTTCCTTTTTCCACTGATTCAAACGCAACGTTAGACGTTGAAAATGAGTTTTTTAACCACGGTTTTGCCATTATTGATTTTTCACAACGATCACATCCTACAGACGCAGTAACTACGCAATATTTTCAATATCCTTCTTGGGGAAAAACAGCTCCAAATCCTATTCCACAAAAAACATGTTTTATGTGGTCAGAACCGTTTGCTTTACAACCACAAACAAAAGGCAAAGAAGTTCAGTTTGGGCAATACATTCATCTAAATTTAGAGTTAGGAAATGCCTTTGTAGGTCCAGAAGTAGAACATTTTGAAATCTCCAGAGAAGAATACCTTCCCACAGTTCGTACAAATCCAGTTGTGTTAAAAATTTCAGATGCTTCCAATAGTTCAAATGTCGTACAGGATGGCGATACTATTTATCTAACAACACAAGAACCCAAAGTTGGCAAATACAGTCATTTGGGTGCTTGGGATGGAATTACAACCTATGAAATCTATTATTACAAGTATTCGCAAGCAGATGATAAAAATATGCGCTGGAAGATTAAAAAAGTAATTCCAACACCAAACGATCCTACGATTCATGAAAATGAAGCGGTATATATATTCAGTGAAAAGTTTTCTGGCAAATACCTGTGTCCATATTTATCTATTATAAATGAAAAAATATCGACCTATACATATTTGACGGTAAGCGATACGATGAATTCAAATTGGTTTATTCAAATCCAACAGTCTCATTCTGATGAAGAAGTAGCTTTGGAAAGCACCTCTGAAAAAGAAGGCGAAAACCTCTCTTTTATTGAAAAAATGATTGCATTTATTAAATCATTATTTTCAATAAAATAA
- a CDS encoding DUF6495 family protein — MKYSRLTKEQLEELHQEFINFLATQSITAEEWATLKIEKPEVAEQEIDVFSDLVWEGVLTQAKFLENISSQHLYLFHLREDEMKLIAVKILNEAVDITTKEGFQWLRDNYTSEEVEILTANKGYSEDRNADKFALIQQGSNITKGQLFQWFEAMLA, encoded by the coding sequence ATGAAATATTCAAGACTCACCAAAGAACAATTAGAAGAATTACACCAAGAATTCATCAACTTTTTGGCGACACAATCCATCACAGCAGAAGAATGGGCAACTTTAAAAATAGAAAAACCTGAAGTAGCCGAACAAGAAATAGATGTATTTAGCGATTTAGTGTGGGAAGGTGTGCTAACACAAGCAAAATTCCTTGAAAATATTTCGTCGCAGCATCTTTATTTATTTCACTTGCGTGAAGATGAAATGAAATTAATTGCTGTTAAAATCTTAAATGAAGCCGTCGACATTACAACGAAAGAAGGTTTTCAATGGTTGCGAGACAATTACACTTCCGAAGAAGTTGAAATCTTAACCGCAAACAAAGGCTATTCGGAAGACAGAAACGCGGATAAATTCGCACTGATACAACAAGGTTCAAACATTACCAAAGGACAACTTTTCCAGTGGTTTGAAGCGATGCTGGCGTAA
- the rplI gene encoding 50S ribosomal protein L9, producing MELILRQDVENLGFKDDVVTVKNGYGRNYLIPQGFATLATSSAKKVLAENLKQKAYKEQKLVDEANATGKALLGLEIKITAKTGAGTKLFGSVNNIDLAEALSKEGHTIEKKFIKVIGGSVKRTGKYEAKVRLHRSVVVDLPFEVIAEAK from the coding sequence ATGGAACTTATTTTAAGACAAGACGTTGAAAACTTAGGATTTAAAGATGACGTTGTAACTGTGAAAAACGGATACGGAAGAAATTATTTAATTCCTCAAGGATTTGCAACATTAGCAACAAGTTCAGCTAAAAAAGTTTTAGCAGAAAACTTGAAACAAAAAGCATATAAAGAACAGAAATTAGTAGATGAGGCTAACGCAACTGGAAAAGCATTGTTAGGCTTAGAAATTAAAATTACTGCAAAAACAGGAGCTGGAACAAAATTATTTGGATCAGTAAATAACATCGACTTAGCAGAAGCTTTAAGCAAAGAAGGTCACACAATTGAGAAGAAATTCATCAAAGTGATCGGTGGAAGCGTAAAAAGAACTGGTAAATACGAAGCAAAAGTAAGATTACACAGAAGTGTTGTAGTAGACTTACCTTTTGAAGTAATTGCAGAAGCAAAATAA
- the rpsR gene encoding 30S ribosomal protein S18, producing MMSSIEQQAKGKKEGEIRYLTPLNIETTKAKKYCRFKKSGIKYVDYKDPDFLFKFVNEQGKLLPRRLTGTSLKYQRKVSVAVKRARHLALMPYVGDMLK from the coding sequence ATTATGTCTTCAATTGAACAACAAGCAAAAGGAAAGAAAGAAGGAGAAATCAGGTATTTAACTCCTTTGAACATTGAAACTACAAAAGCTAAAAAGTATTGTCGTTTCAAGAAGTCAGGTATCAAATATGTTGACTATAAAGATCCAGATTTTTTATTCAAATTTGTAAACGAGCAAGGAAAATTATTACCACGTCGTTTAACAGGAACTTCATTAAAGTATCAACGAAAAGTGTCTGTAGCTGTGAAAAGAGCGCGTCACTTAGCATTAATGCCATACGTTGGCGATATGTTAAAATAA
- the rpsF gene encoding 30S ribosomal protein S6, whose product MNHYETVFILNPVLSETQIKETVAKFEDFIVSRGGKMISKEDWGLKKLAYPIQHKKSGFYHLFEFQAPGEVITPYELEFRRDERIMRYLTVRLDKHAIAWAEKRRNRKTAKS is encoded by the coding sequence ATGAATCATTATGAAACTGTTTTCATTTTAAATCCCGTTTTATCTGAAACTCAGATAAAGGAAACAGTAGCGAAATTTGAGGATTTCATCGTTTCTAGAGGTGGCAAAATGATTTCAAAAGAAGATTGGGGACTAAAAAAGTTAGCATACCCAATTCAGCACAAAAAAAGTGGTTTTTATCACTTATTCGAATTCCAAGCTCCAGGAGAAGTAATTACTCCGTATGAGTTAGAGTTTAGACGTGACGAGCGTATTATGCGTTATTTAACGGTACGTTTAGACAAGCATGCAATCGCTTGGGCAGAAAAAAGAAGAAATAGAAAAACCGCTAAATCTTAA
- a CDS encoding LytTR family DNA-binding domain-containing protein — protein MKLNCIIVDDSSIQRMAVAKLILNHPSLNLIAEYSNAIEAKNGLKTNNVDLIFLDIEMPVLNGFDLLESLKNPPQVIMVTGKTEYAFKAFNYDVTDFLHKPLTKERFDKAIARALDKSNYGAKSNEDDDHIFVKSNLKKRKVILNSIKWIEALGDYVKLVTDESNIVVLSTMKAFEKQLPENKFLRIHKSYIVNLDKVDRFNSKNVEIDGQLIPLSRNKKVELSEALSNI, from the coding sequence ATGAAGCTTAACTGTATTATCGTAGATGATTCTTCTATTCAACGCATGGCTGTTGCCAAGTTGATATTGAATCATCCTTCTTTAAATTTAATTGCCGAATATAGTAACGCCATTGAAGCGAAAAATGGTTTAAAAACTAACAATGTCGATTTGATCTTTCTCGACATTGAAATGCCTGTTTTGAATGGATTTGACTTGTTAGAGTCTTTAAAAAATCCGCCACAAGTAATCATGGTTACTGGTAAAACTGAATATGCTTTTAAAGCTTTTAACTACGATGTTACCGACTTTCTACACAAACCTTTAACGAAAGAACGCTTTGACAAAGCAATTGCGCGTGCGTTAGATAAATCTAATTACGGTGCAAAAAGCAACGAAGACGACGATCATATTTTTGTAAAAAGTAATTTGAAAAAACGCAAAGTTATTTTAAATAGTATCAAATGGATTGAAGCTTTGGGTGATTATGTCAAGTTAGTGACGGACGAAAGTAATATTGTTGTACTTTCTACCATGAAAGCTTTTGAAAAGCAACTTCCTGAGAATAAATTTCTGCGTATTCACAAGTCTTACATCGTGAATTTGGACAAAGTAGATCGTTTTAACAGTAAAAATGTTGAAATTGACGGTCAATTGATTCCGCTGAGTAGAAACAAGAAAGTAGAATTATCTGAAGCACTTTCTAATATTTAG